The following proteins come from a genomic window of Mucinivorans hirudinis:
- a CDS encoding putative membrane protein, which translates to MKLLIIDRYIIKKFLITYFFAIAMICVIVVIFDAAENAQDFLAAHISFSKILTGYYLNFIPYFVNQLSGLFTFIAVIFFTSKMAYDTEIIAILSSGVSFKRLMWPYFVAAFVIAAISLTLNLFVIPETNKRRIDFDNTYRNANKREQNMSTGNVYRQIGSNTFAYIKDYYPASKRASYLSIESYDGGRIISAVEAQDATYNEESGRWSAAKYITRVFDGEQENFVKHEERLDTAINLTAQELGKTEDLVQILNAVELSHFIDQQRYKGSDMVVLFEIESYSRYAYPFSTFILTLIGVSLSSRKVRGGTGLHIGVGIALCFSYIVLMRFAGEFAKTNLLPSWLAIWSPNIIYLIIGIYLYKKAPK; encoded by the coding sequence ATGAAACTATTGATCATCGACAGATATATTATAAAAAAGTTTTTGATAACCTACTTCTTCGCAATCGCGATGATATGTGTCATTGTCGTCATATTCGATGCGGCGGAGAATGCACAAGACTTTTTGGCGGCACACATCTCTTTCTCAAAAATACTTACGGGATATTACCTCAATTTTATCCCCTACTTTGTAAATCAACTTAGCGGGCTTTTCACCTTTATTGCCGTCATATTTTTTACCTCGAAAATGGCATACGATACCGAGATTATCGCCATTCTCAGTAGCGGGGTAAGTTTCAAAAGGCTGATGTGGCCCTACTTTGTGGCGGCATTCGTAATTGCAGCCATTAGCCTCACGCTGAACCTTTTCGTAATTCCGGAAACTAATAAACGCCGAATCGACTTCGACAACACATACCGAAACGCCAACAAACGAGAACAAAATATGTCTACGGGCAATGTCTATCGCCAGATAGGGTCAAATACATTCGCCTATATCAAAGACTACTACCCGGCAAGCAAGCGCGCATCTTACTTATCAATAGAGAGTTATGACGGCGGGCGAATTATCAGTGCCGTGGAAGCTCAAGACGCCACCTACAACGAGGAAAGCGGACGATGGAGTGCGGCTAAATATATTACGCGAGTCTTTGACGGTGAGCAGGAAAATTTCGTCAAACACGAAGAAAGGCTCGATACTGCCATCAACCTGACTGCTCAAGAACTGGGAAAAACAGAAGATTTAGTTCAGATACTCAATGCTGTAGAACTGAGTCACTTCATTGACCAACAACGATATAAGGGGTCTGATATGGTCGTCCTATTCGAGATTGAGAGTTATAGCCGCTACGCATACCCGTTTTCAACTTTCATTCTTACACTAATCGGGGTGTCGCTCTCCTCACGCAAAGTGCGTGGCGGAACAGGGCTGCACATTGGGGTAGGCATAGCACTATGTTTCAGCTATATAGTATTAATGCGTTTTGCAGGAGAGTTTGCAAAGACAAACTTGCTACCATCGTGGTTGGCAATTTGGTCTCCAAATATTATCTATTTGATTATCGGAATTTATCTCTATAAAAAAGCTCCGAAATAG